A window of Belonocnema kinseyi isolate 2016_QV_RU_SX_M_011 chromosome 9, B_treatae_v1, whole genome shotgun sequence contains these coding sequences:
- the LOC117180394 gene encoding uncharacterized protein LOC117180394, whose protein sequence is MHIKYCTSNILITEYSPSLGDDEDISDCSTIIYDTDDDDNVEVWPQSTSLTPAQRLRTERRGQFRTHPNTHQVSSHFPISSQTNQEESLPSTSRCIFVPKPSPVPTLPSYDDFPFDPSPKYESIFPEIL, encoded by the coding sequence ATTGCACCAGTAATATCCTCATCACAGAATACTCTCCCTCTCTAGGCGACGATGAGGACATAAGCGATTGCTCGACCATCATTTATGACACTGATGATGATGATAATGTTGAAGTATGGCCTCAGTCAACCAGCTTGACACCAGCTCAGAGACTGAGAACTGAAAGACGCGGTCAGTTTCGAACTCATCCCAACACCCACCAagtttcttctcatttccctatttcaagccaaacaaaccAAGAAGAGTCACTTCCTTCCACATCCCGCTGTATATTTGTTCCTAAACCTAGCCCTGTCCCAACCTTACCCTCTTATGACGACTTTCCTTTTGATCCTTCTCCAAAATACGAGTCTATTTTTCCGGAGATTTTATAA